A section of the Zymoseptoria tritici IPO323 chromosome 9, whole genome shotgun sequence genome encodes:
- a CDS encoding putative major facilitator superfamily transporter (MFS-MDR transporter belonging to the DHA2 subfamily. These type of MFS transporters are implicated in MDR and secretion of fungal secondary metabolites.), producing MLTTATQLTWQLFFCMVGMCLAFVVAEVTPLFLATCFTIIAADLHALEHVIWILVGPYIATGAVAPFVGNLSDLLGRRVIILGSLVLTLVAFSMMAAAPTFAVFLTGAIFCGAAIGTLIMSVISAASELVPMHKRGATIGYISLGIIPFAPGSMYGQLIAMHNWRYIFLMLGLIAVLAFIFLFIFYSPPPRPNSAGLSKMDILKRIDYGGCFLSVSGIVVFLLGINWGGEYRWASTRVVSCLIVGPVLMGLFVLYEIYGTKYPMFPMRLVQSKRHFAAVAVLCLTSGVNYVPITVFWTIQVYTVYGATFSDAGRWLLPLGFCIIGGAGISAILITVFKKHIHWVLMFFCILQTVGIASMAAFDPHNINSVWAPMVVGLIGVGGVLLPSQVVFSVISPDDLIGTSVALSVVIRMIGQVIGKSMFYNIFKTDVIKHAPKIIAIPAVQAGFTSVPRITAVVNQMTAGPLKYYIDRGLFPEITHDPAKIQALIEAGKTLYGNSLGMIYLISLPWGILAIGSCFLLWGVDKYIDEHVAVHL from the exons ATGCTAACGACCGCGACGCAGTTGACATGGCAGCTCTTCTTCTGCATGGTCGGAATGTGTCTGGCTTTCGTCGTCGCGGAAGTCACGCCACTGTTTTTGGCTACCTGTTTTACCATCATCGCCGCGGATCTGCACGCCTTGGAGCATGTCATCTGGATTCTTGTGGG TCCTTACATTGCGACAGGCGCCGTTGCTCCTTTCGTTGGCAACCTGTCCGATCTTCTGGGCCGCAGGGTGATCATCCTCGGCTCTCTCGTCCTTACTCTGGTTGCATTCTCGATGATGGCTGCGGCGCCAACTTTTGCAGTCTTCCTCACTGGCGCTATCTTCTGCGGTGCAGCGATCGGTACCCTCATCATGTCGGTCATTTCAGCTGCGTCGGAGCTGGTTCCGATGCACAAGCGAGGTGCGACGATCGGATACATTTCTCTGGGCATCATTCCTTTCGCACCAGGCAGCATGTATGGCCAATTGAT TGCCATGCACAACTGGCGATACATCTTCCTCATGCTCGGTCTGATAGCAGTTCTGGCTTTCATCTTCTTGTTCATATTTTATTCcccgcctcctcggccgaACTCCGCCGGCCTTTCCAAGATGGACATCCTCAAACGCATCGACTACGGCGGCTGCTTCTTGTCCGTTTCCGGAATCGTGGTCTTCCTCCTGGGCATCAACTGGGGCGGCGAGTACCGCTGGGCCTCTACTCGAGTCGTCTCCTGCCTCATCGTCGGCCCGGTGCTCATGGGATTGTTCGTCCTGTACGAAATCTACGGCACGAAATACCCAATGTTCCCCATGCGCCTGGTCCAAAGCAAGCGTCACTTCGCCGCCGTGGCCGTCCTATGCCTCACGAGCGGTGTCAACTACGTCCCTATCACGGTCTTCTGGACCATCCAAGTATACACCGTTTACGGCGCCACCTTCTCCGACGCCGGCCGCTGGCTCCTCCCCCTCGGCTTCTGCATCATCGGCGGAGCTGGCATCTCCGCCATCCTAATCACAGTCTTCAAGAAACACATCCACTGGGTCCTCATGTTCTTCTGCATCCTGCAGACCGTCGGAATCGCGTCCATGGCGGCTTTCGACCCACACAACATCAATTCCGTCTGGGCGCCGATGGTAGTCGGCTTGATCGGTGTCGGAGGCGTGCTACTCCCATCGCAAGTTGTCTTCTCCGTCATCTCTCCAGATGACCTCATCGGAACAAGCGTCGCGCTGTCCGTCGTCATCCGCATGATCGGCCAGGTCATCGGAAAGAGCATGTTCTACAACATCTTCAAGACGGACGTGATCAAGCACGCACCGAAAATTATCGCCATCCCTGCCGTGCAGGCGGGTTTCACGAGCGTCCCACGCATTACCGCGGTCGTCAACCAGATGACTGCAGGACCTTTGAAGTACTACATCGACCGCGGACTGTTCCCAGAAATCACGCATGATCCGGCGAAAATCCAGGCTCTCATCGAGGCGGGCAAGACATTGTACGGCAATTCGTTGGGCATGATATACCTGATCTCGCTGCCGTGGGGAATTTTGGCGATTGGATCTTGTTTCTTGCTGTGGGGTGTGGACAAGTACATTGATGAGCATGTTGCGGTGCATCTGTGA
- a CDS encoding uncharacterized protein (No Trp. No reliable hits with protein databases, neither with hypothetical (not significant). Probable M graminicola specific protein (novel gene). unknown function.), giving the protein MLVLTAAAAALYGFAALPVALANPLALPATNPQCAAKLCHCCSGSIPLYDEHHRLIGFKRFDNGFIHSRIYGCRCSVPNDDGTDNDGCAGRCIPE; this is encoded by the exons ATGCTGgtcctcaccgccgccgccgccgctcttTACGGCTTCGCCGCGCTGCCAGTCGCTCTAGCGAACCCGCTCGCTTTGCCGGCTACCAACCCACAATGCGCAGCTAAGCTCTGCCACTGCTGCTCGGGCTCCATACCCCTATATGATGAGCACCATCGACTGATC GGTTTCAAACGCTTCGACAACGGATTTATTCACAGCCGCATTTACGGATGCAGATGCAGCGTGCCCAACGACGATGGGACTGACAACGACGGATGCGCGGGGCGGTGTATTCCAGAATGA